A section of the Nitrospiraceae bacterium genome encodes:
- a CDS encoding ferredoxin--nitrite reductase translates to MNKIEVLKGEKDGLDIKEDIARYAELGWEAIPDEDIQRLKWHGLFLRNPTPGYFMIRVRIPGGRTTSVQMRTLAHLANTFGNGVLDLTTRQQFQLRHMKIEHVPEVFRQMEEAGLYSLQTGMDNVRNIMTCPVAGLTAQEQLDATDLVKRLTEELVGHRAYSNLPRKFNMAITGCLDNCLHLETQDLALVPARVEGEGSAVTGFNLLAGGKLGSGGYRIATPLDVFVTPGEVVAVTGAILRVFRNHGCRDSRTTARLAFLLDDWGEERFRLEVQREVGWELSRAGTDVRKSSVNDHMGVYRQKQSGLSYVGLKIPVGRIQANDLHGIAGLADVYGTGELRLAANQAVIMPNVSDRVLGDLTEEPLLQRFVYNPTPVQKGLVSCVGSDYCNLAVIESKSRAMETAKRIEARIGTEMKPITMHWSGCPAGCGNHLVADVGLLGKKIKVKGQVVEAVDIFVGGRSGPDPKPAIKLLEDVPCDSLAEVLSGILPYHSREKMHRTKAKTISKRSLSRRVIDPDTTISGRNQTAATLLISPMN, encoded by the coding sequence ATGAATAAGATTGAAGTGCTCAAGGGGGAAAAAGACGGCTTGGACATCAAAGAGGATATTGCCCGATATGCCGAATTAGGGTGGGAGGCGATCCCGGATGAAGATATTCAACGCCTGAAATGGCATGGATTATTTTTGCGAAATCCCACGCCGGGATACTTCATGATTCGCGTGCGGATTCCAGGAGGAAGAACCACGTCGGTCCAGATGCGCACATTGGCGCACCTCGCAAACACATTTGGAAACGGTGTGCTGGATCTGACGACCCGTCAGCAGTTTCAATTACGCCATATGAAGATTGAGCATGTGCCGGAAGTGTTTCGTCAAATGGAAGAGGCGGGCTTGTACTCGTTACAAACCGGCATGGATAACGTCCGCAACATCATGACTTGCCCGGTGGCAGGGTTGACGGCGCAGGAACAACTGGACGCCACGGATCTGGTCAAGCGGCTCACAGAAGAACTGGTCGGGCATCGGGCATATTCGAATCTTCCACGAAAATTTAACATGGCGATTACCGGTTGTCTTGACAATTGCTTACATCTTGAAACACAAGATCTGGCGCTGGTGCCTGCCAGGGTCGAGGGGGAGGGCAGTGCGGTCACTGGATTTAACCTGTTGGCCGGAGGCAAACTTGGATCCGGCGGGTATCGCATTGCCACCCCACTCGACGTGTTCGTGACTCCTGGGGAAGTCGTGGCGGTGACCGGAGCCATCCTTCGGGTCTTTCGGAATCATGGATGCCGGGACTCCCGTACGACTGCCAGATTGGCGTTTTTGTTGGATGACTGGGGCGAAGAACGATTTCGTCTGGAAGTGCAGCGGGAAGTGGGATGGGAATTGTCGCGAGCGGGGACCGATGTGCGGAAGTCGTCAGTCAACGATCATATGGGTGTCTATCGGCAAAAGCAGTCAGGCTTGAGCTATGTGGGGCTCAAAATTCCCGTCGGCCGTATTCAGGCAAATGATTTACATGGAATAGCCGGTCTGGCCGACGTCTATGGCACGGGAGAACTCCGCCTGGCAGCCAATCAAGCGGTCATCATGCCCAACGTTTCGGACCGGGTGTTGGGAGACCTGACGGAGGAGCCTTTATTACAACGCTTTGTGTACAATCCCACCCCGGTACAAAAGGGCCTGGTCAGTTGCGTAGGGAGTGACTACTGTAATCTTGCAGTCATTGAATCCAAAAGTCGGGCGATGGAAACCGCCAAACGCATTGAAGCGAGGATCGGTACGGAGATGAAACCCATCACCATGCACTGGTCGGGATGTCCGGCAGGCTGCGGGAATCATCTTGTAGCCGATGTCGGTTTGTTAGGGAAAAAGATTAAAGTCAAAGGGCAAGTGGTCGAAGCCGTGGATATTTTTGTGGGTGGCCGTTCCGGCCCTGATCCCAAACCGGCCATCAAGTTATTGGAAGATGTCCCATGCGATTCCCTGGCCGAGGTCCTAAGCGGAATTCTTCCGTACCATTCCCGGGAGAAGATGCATCGCACAAAGGCAAAAACCATAAGTAAGCGCAGCCTATCCCGGCGGGTCATTGATCCTGATACGACAATCAGCGGAAGGAACCAAACCGCGGCTACTTTACTTATCTCACCAATGAATTAA
- a CDS encoding formate/nitrite transporter family protein codes for MHTVDVERMVQLAERKVGYLQSNPIGYLVLSALAGIYLGFGICLIFSVGAPFWSGGSAGLKLVMGVSFGIALTLVIFAGSELFTGNNMVCALGALAKAITIKEAGLIFFWSFTGNLVGSLGLAWLVAYSGVVGKAPQSDLLLHVASLKMNLPIGELFIRGILCNWLVCLAVWTASRTTNDAAKIMLIFWCLFAFIGSGFEHSIANQSLLGIALFLPHGPDVSWAGFFWNQMWVVSGNIVGGVVFMGGAYWIISPVSGWIKKTERVVECAAPESSRPINLPAEGKLSSHPLAVAGKN; via the coding sequence ATGCATACGGTGGATGTCGAACGGATGGTTCAGCTGGCAGAGAGGAAAGTGGGGTATCTCCAAAGCAATCCCATCGGATACCTCGTTTTATCCGCCCTGGCAGGTATTTATCTCGGGTTTGGGATCTGCCTGATCTTCAGTGTGGGTGCTCCATTTTGGTCCGGAGGTTCTGCCGGATTGAAACTCGTAATGGGCGTCTCATTTGGCATTGCGCTGACGCTCGTCATCTTTGCGGGATCGGAACTATTTACCGGAAACAATATGGTGTGTGCCCTTGGTGCTCTGGCCAAGGCCATCACCATAAAAGAGGCCGGGCTGATTTTTTTCTGGTCCTTTACAGGCAATCTCGTCGGATCATTGGGGTTGGCTTGGTTGGTCGCCTATTCAGGCGTGGTGGGAAAGGCGCCGCAAAGCGATCTGTTGCTGCACGTGGCATCCCTCAAAATGAATCTACCGATAGGTGAACTGTTTATTCGCGGGATTCTTTGCAACTGGCTTGTGTGTTTGGCGGTGTGGACGGCATCCCGCACGACCAATGATGCGGCTAAAATCATGCTGATTTTCTGGTGCCTCTTCGCGTTCATCGGAAGCGGGTTTGAGCACAGCATTGCGAATCAATCGCTACTGGGAATCGCGCTATTTCTTCCACATGGTCCGGATGTTTCCTGGGCCGGGTTTTTCTGGAATCAGATGTGGGTGGTATCCGGAAATATCGTCGGTGGGGTCGTGTTTATGGGAGGTGCCTATTGGATCATCAGTCCTGTGAGTGGGTGGATCAAGAAAACAGAAAGGGTCGTGGAATGTGCCGCACCTGAATCGTCACGGCCGATTAATCTACCAGCGGAGGGGAAATTATCATCTCATCCCCTGGCTGTTGCTGGGAAAAATTAG